Genomic DNA from Sardina pilchardus chromosome 4, fSarPil1.1, whole genome shotgun sequence:
GAGGATGTGATTTTGACACTCGCATCTGTTGGCTCATGCCCCTCCGTCCCCAATCAGTCCCAGTGGCACGAGGTGCCTGCGGCTGGCGTCTATAGACTTGATCTGAAGGACTGCACCTCCCATCATAATAAGCAACTGACTATTGAGGTTTTCCCATGGGTTACCACTGATGACCATCCATCTTCTCACACTCCTGACTATACGTGGGAAGACCTGCCAACGTATGCCACCATAGCGCCAAATCTCTGTGGTGTGTACCTCCAATCTCCTGTATGCCCTATGAACATGAGCACGTTGGCACCCGAGAGACCCTTAGGAAACGTCCAGAGCCCCAAGCTTTCTCTGGAGGGCTTGGAAGAGATTTTAAAACAAAGTGAGAATGTAGAGAAGGTTACCAAGCTCATAGAGGTACTGGGTGAAGCAGTGAGACGAAGAGTGCAAAGTTTGCCCAGTGGAAGACCATTTGTGGACCAGTCAGGCCTTAATAATGAAGCTGACATAGCCATACTTTTCTCTGGAGGGATTGACTCTATGATTCTGGCTGTCCTTGCTGACCGGCATGTTCCTGCAGGCAAGCCTATTGACCTTCTCAACGTGGCCTTCAAGCTCCAAGAGCCAAAAATGCAAACACAGTCCGCTAAAAAGGGCAGAAAGTCAAATAATAAAGACCAGACTGATGATGAACACCCCAAACAAAGAGACCATAATCTGACTCGCTGCTTCGACGTTCCGGACAGAATCACTGGCAGAGCCGGACTGTTAGAACTGCAAAACATAAGCCCGGAACGGCAGTGGAACTTTGTCGAAATCAACATAACTCCCGATGAGCTGCAAAGAATGCGGCAAGAGCGCATCAGCCACCTGGTGCACCCTTTAGACACCGTTCTGGACGACAGCATCGGCTGCGCTGTGTGGTTTGCTGCTCGGGGGATCGGCATGTCCATGGACGGCGCAGAGCAGAAGCCGCATACCTCGACCGCCAAGGTAACACATGTGCTGCTGGCTCTACCCTACCATTAACATGCTTGCTTTTTGGACTAGAAAACAGAGCACACAGTGTTCTCGACCTTTGCTTGAGTAAGTGGAATCATTTtgaggtttgttttgtctgaaagcAAAAGGCTTTTTGGTTTTTGAATGTCTCCCTCCTGGCAGGTCGTTCTGACGGGCATTGGGGCGGACGAGCAGCTGGCCGGCTACTCCAGACACCGGGTGCGCTTTCAGAGCGACGGCATGGAGGCACTAGTCAAAGAGCTAGCCATGGAGCTGGGCAGGATCTCATTACGCAACCTGGGCAGAGACGACCGGGTTATTGCGGATCACGGAAAAGAGGGGAGGTAAAAAAGCACCTTTCTTTGGTGTGTCCAAAGACACTGACATAACTTTGACTCCCTGATGAAGGCTACTTGGCCGAAATGCGTTGGAGTTTTTTAAAAGGTTTAATGTGACCGAgccgctacaataaaggctttttaacttttgttacatgagagtgccttggagttcctctgttttttccaattgaatttttttcccttccaaaGAGCACCTCAAACAAACTTTTTCTGAGTCCAAGAAGCGCTCCTAGACAAACGTTGTCTGAACACTGACATAACTACCTATTTAACATGGGTTTTGCCTCTGAGTATGACTTAATTCCCCCAGACAATTTATGGTTATACTTAGTGTTTATACACTGCTGTGTTTTAATAGTCTTAGTTTAAGATGAAAGTTTACAGTTTTCTGTAAAACCTATTGTGTTTATCAATCTCATTTCTTACGTTATGTTACTATTTTAACCTTCCCTTGGACAGATTTCCCTACTTGGACGAGGACGTGGTGAGTTTCCTGAACCAGCTGCCGGTGTGGGAGAAGGCCGACCTGACTCTGCCGCGGGGTCTGGGGGAGAAGCTGCTACTCAGGCTGGCTGCCAAAGAGCTGGGCCTGGGGCCCACCGCCATCCTGCCCAAGAGGGCCATGCAGTTCGGCTCCAGGATCGCCAAAATGGAGAACAGCCGCGAAAAG
This window encodes:
- the asnsd1 gene encoding asparagine synthetase domain-containing protein 1; this encodes MCGICCVVSLSPQSSVLSGRVQKNLTNRGPDHSQEITRTVINTDFECLFSAHVLQMRGRLTPQPLQDSAGNLLLWNGEVFGGLEVGLGENDTLVLLEHLSAQEDAAGICSVLSQVRGPWAFVYYQVAEHCIWFGRDYFGRRSLLWHLDPEDVILTLASVGSCPSVPNQSQWHEVPAAGVYRLDLKDCTSHHNKQLTIEVFPWVTTDDHPSSHTPDYTWEDLPTYATIAPNLCGVYLQSPVCPMNMSTLAPERPLGNVQSPKLSLEGLEEILKQSENVEKVTKLIEVLGEAVRRRVQSLPSGRPFVDQSGLNNEADIAILFSGGIDSMILAVLADRHVPAGKPIDLLNVAFKLQEPKMQTQSAKKGRKSNNKDQTDDEHPKQRDHNLTRCFDVPDRITGRAGLLELQNISPERQWNFVEINITPDELQRMRQERISHLVHPLDTVLDDSIGCAVWFAARGIGMSMDGAEQKPHTSTAKVVLTGIGADEQLAGYSRHRVRFQSDGMEALVKELAMELGRISLRNLGRDDRVIADHGKEGRFPYLDEDVVSFLNQLPVWEKADLTLPRGLGEKLLLRLAAKELGLGPTAILPKRAMQFGSRIAKMENSREKASDKCKRLVTE